A portion of the Polaribacter cellanae genome contains these proteins:
- a CDS encoding ParB/RepB/Spo0J family partition protein, producing MAKATKKQALGRGLSALLKESPNMNAATDKNAEKLVGNIVELELDSIDVNPYQPRTYFDEEALRELASSIKELGVIQPITVRKLDGNKFQLVSGERRFRASKLIGNKTVPAYIRLANDQEMLEMALVENIQRKNLDPIEVALSYQRLIDEIQLTQEELSARVGKKRSTVTNYLRLLKLDPILQTGMRDGFISMGHGRAMINVENTEDQLAIYEKILREKLSVRQTEDLVKNLKSGKVVKPKKKVVPSFVKNSVKEISEYFGHKVDVTVGSNGKGKISIPFHSEEDFNRIKNLLK from the coding sequence ATGGCAAAAGCAACAAAAAAACAAGCTTTAGGTAGAGGATTGTCTGCTCTTTTAAAAGAATCTCCCAACATGAATGCTGCAACCGATAAAAATGCAGAAAAACTAGTTGGAAATATCGTAGAACTTGAGTTAGATTCAATTGATGTAAACCCATACCAACCAAGAACATATTTCGACGAAGAAGCACTTAGAGAACTGGCTAGTTCCATTAAAGAACTGGGTGTTATTCAACCCATTACAGTTAGAAAATTAGACGGAAATAAATTTCAGTTAGTTTCTGGAGAGCGTCGTTTTAGAGCATCTAAATTAATTGGAAACAAAACAGTTCCTGCTTACATAAGATTGGCAAATGACCAAGAAATGCTAGAAATGGCATTGGTTGAAAACATTCAGCGAAAAAACTTAGACCCAATTGAAGTTGCCCTTTCTTACCAACGTTTAATTGACGAAATTCAATTAACACAAGAAGAATTAAGTGCCAGAGTTGGTAAAAAAAGATCGACAGTAACTAATTATTTACGTTTGTTAAAATTAGACCCTATTTTACAAACAGGAATGAGAGATGGATTTATTTCTATGGGACATGGTCGTGCAATGATTAATGTAGAAAATACAGAAGATCAATTAGCGATTTACGAAAAGATTTTAAGAGAAAAATTATCGGTAAGACAAACCGAAGATTTGGTAAAAAACTTAAAATCTGGCAAAGTTGTAAAACCTAAGAAAAAAGTAGTACCTAGTTTTGTTAAAAACAGTGTAAAAGAAATTAGCGAATACTTTGGGCATAAAGTAGATGTAACTGTTGGTAGCAATGGTAAAGGAAAAATATCGATTCCCTTTCATTCTGAAGAAGATTTTAATCGAATAAAAAACTTATTAAAATAA
- a CDS encoding ParA family protein gives MGKIIAIANQKGGVGKTTTSINLAASLGVLEKKVLLIDADPQANASSGLGVDVETVESGTYQVLEHTISAKDATVKTTSPNVNLIPAHIDLVAIEIELVDKENREYMLKKSLDKIKDDYDFIIIDCAPSLGLITLNSLVAADSVIIPIQCEYFALEGLGKLLNTIKSVQNIHNTGLDIEGLLLTMFDSRLRLSNQVVDEVRKHFSAMVFDTIIRRNTRLGEAPSYGESIIAYDATSKGAINYLNLAQELLKKNS, from the coding sequence ATGGGCAAAATTATTGCAATAGCAAATCAAAAAGGTGGCGTTGGAAAAACGACAACCAGTATAAATTTAGCAGCTTCTTTAGGTGTATTAGAGAAAAAAGTATTGCTAATTGATGCAGATCCGCAAGCAAATGCTTCTTCTGGTTTAGGTGTAGATGTAGAAACTGTAGAATCTGGAACATATCAAGTTTTAGAACATACCATTTCTGCAAAAGATGCTACTGTTAAAACAACATCTCCAAATGTAAATTTAATTCCTGCACATATCGATTTAGTTGCCATTGAAATTGAATTGGTAGACAAAGAGAATAGAGAGTACATGCTAAAAAAATCGTTAGACAAAATAAAAGACGATTACGATTTTATTATTATAGACTGTGCACCTTCTTTAGGCTTAATTACTTTAAACTCTTTAGTTGCTGCAGATTCTGTAATTATTCCTATTCAATGCGAATATTTTGCATTGGAAGGTCTTGGAAAACTATTAAACACAATTAAAAGTGTCCAGAACATACACAACACTGGCTTAGATATCGAAGGTTTACTATTAACAATGTTCGATTCTCGTTTGCGCTTATCTAACCAAGTAGTAGACGAAGTTCGTAAGCATTTTAGTGCCATGGTTTTCGACACAATTATTAGAAGAAATACACGTTTGGGTGAAGCTCCAAGTTATGGTGAAAGTATTATTGCTTACGACGCAACCAGTAAAGGTGCTATAAATTACTTAAATTTGGCACAAGAACTTCTTAAAAAGAATTCATAA